Within the Leptospirales bacterium genome, the region GACCTCGCCGGGTTGATCTGGCATGCTGCGGCCTGGGCCTTGCCGCAATTGCAGCAGCCGGGTCCGCAAGGGCAGACATGGATCAACGCCGCCGTGGCATTGGCTGCGCTGCTGCTTTTCGCCTTTGGTTTCTTTACGGCGCGGCGGGACCCTGTGGTCCGGCGCATTCGCGTTTCTTTTGCCAATCTCCATCCCGATCTGGTTGGCATGCGCCTTGTGCAGCTTTCTGACATTCACATCGGGCCCACTATCAAGCGACCCTTCATCGAAAGATTGGTCAAAAGAGTGAACGCCCTGGAGTGTGACGGCATCGCAATCACGGGCGATCTGGTTGATGGATCGGTGAAGGATTTGCTTGCTGACGCCCTTCCGCTGCAGGATCTAACGCACCGGCCAGTGTTCTTTGTGACCGGAAACCACGAGTATTACTCGGGCGCTCTGCAATGGCTGGCGGCGCTGGAAAAAATGGGCATTCGCGTTCTGGTCAACGCCCATGAAATTTTGCAACGAGGCAACGCGCGGGTGGTCATGGCCGGCGTCGCCGATATCACTGCACATCAAATGATTCCTCACCACCTCTCCGATCCTTTCAAGGCCCTTTCTGGCGCCCGGGGAGAGCTGCGCGTCCTCCTGGCGCACCAGCCGCGCAGCGTGTTTGCAGCGGCCGAAGCCGGCGCCGACCTGGTGCTTTCCGGTCACACGCATGCCGGTCAGTACTTTCCAGGCACGCTGATTGTTCGGCTTGTCCAACCATTTGTCGTTGGCCTTGGACGCTTTCGCGATACACAAGTCTACACCAGTCCGGGAACTGGCTATTGGGGTCCGCCGTTGCGTTTGGGAACGCGAGCAGAGATTACGATTCTCGAATTTGCAAGCACATAGGCGCTGGCAGCAGGCATGAAGCGGAGATCTGAAATCCGCGCCGCATTCTGACGAGCAGGCTCTGGGCGGCGCTCATTTCTGTTGCCCCGTCGAAGGCAACCTTCAGGCTGGGATTGCACGCAACGCCAGGAGGACGCCATGAACAATGCTTCCAATCAATCGAATGAATCCGGGGCGAAGGGCAAGGCCCGGGGAGCGTTCTCTGTCTGGCGCCGCCAGGTCTTGCAAAAATTGGGCAACGCAGTTCAAGGGCTCCGGCTGAAAACCGGTCCGTGGCGCGATCGTTTACGTCCGCTGCTGGAGCGACGGCCGCTTCGCGTCGGGATCATTGCTGCTGGCGGAACGCTGCTGGCGGGCATTCTGCTTCTAGTATTTTTCTATGCGCGCTCCGCTTTTGGCGAGGTCTACCGTCCCGACGCGCGCAATGCGCCGCCGTCGCCCCAGTTTGGCGCCAATGAGCTTGGCATCGTTCAAGCCACGCCTGCCGGCGCTATCAGCGTCGGCGATTTGAAAAAGGAAGTGGTTGTAGTCTTCAGCGATCCGATGGTCCCGCTGGCGGCGCTGGAGAATGAGGCTCAGCCTTGTTTCGAGATGACGCCGCGCCCGGCAGGGAAATTTCGCTGGTACGGCAGT harbors:
- a CDS encoding metallophosphoesterase, whose amino-acid sequence is MPRVRFLIFFISALAILSLLYGYAAWHILDLLPQGPWRWLGWVLVALCLVALPLTFLARVLYEANNPGLEGIAWLAYVGLGLFSLLFTFFAIRDLAGLIWHAAAWALPQLQQPGPQGQTWINAAVALAALLLFAFGFFTARRDPVVRRIRVSFANLHPDLVGMRLVQLSDIHIGPTIKRPFIERLVKRVNALECDGIAITGDLVDGSVKDLLADALPLQDLTHRPVFFVTGNHEYYSGALQWLAALEKMGIRVLVNAHEILQRGNARVVMAGVADITAHQMIPHHLSDPFKALSGARGELRVLLAHQPRSVFAAAEAGADLVLSGHTHAGQYFPGTLIVRLVQPFVVGLGRFRDTQVYTSPGTGYWGPPLRLGTRAEITILEFAST